In Kitasatospora gansuensis, a genomic segment contains:
- a CDS encoding benzoate/H(+) symporter BenE family transporter has product MTAAPQGTTEPRPSLRRDVSGPALLAGLVCVAVSFSGPLVVVLAAAKAGQLDAGQTASWIWAVSIGSGLSCLLLSWWTRTPVIAAWSTPGAALLVTSLGEYPYREAVGAFLVSSVAVALFGVTGLFGRLIRAIPVGIVNAMLAGILFSFGAGIFTSLKAAPVLVLGSFAAFLAARRVVPRYAVPVALLAGGLLAAVTVGLPLQFGHGGPVRPELTVPQFSWAAMVGLALPLTIVALASQNAPGLGIMRASGYEPDDRLLIGATGGLSVLLAPFGSPGVNLAAITAAICTSPESHPDPRRRYIAGMSTGVLYILIGSFAGVLVSLFTGLPAALIAVVAGTALLASFQGSLAGATADEYGRDGAVVTFLATASGMSLYGIGSAFWGLLFGVATHLVLQTGRARKS; this is encoded by the coding sequence ATGACAGCGGCACCGCAGGGCACCACCGAGCCTCGGCCGTCGCTGCGCAGGGACGTGTCGGGGCCGGCCCTGCTGGCCGGTCTGGTGTGCGTGGCGGTGTCGTTCTCGGGGCCGCTGGTGGTGGTGCTGGCGGCGGCCAAGGCGGGGCAGCTGGACGCGGGGCAGACCGCCTCGTGGATCTGGGCGGTGTCGATCGGCAGCGGGCTGAGCTGTCTGCTGCTGTCCTGGTGGACCAGGACCCCGGTGATCGCGGCCTGGTCCACGCCGGGTGCGGCACTGCTGGTGACCAGCCTGGGGGAGTACCCGTACCGGGAGGCGGTCGGGGCGTTCCTGGTGAGCAGCGTGGCGGTGGCGCTGTTCGGGGTGACCGGCCTGTTCGGGCGGCTGATCCGGGCGATTCCGGTCGGGATCGTGAACGCGATGCTGGCGGGCATCCTGTTCTCGTTCGGCGCGGGGATCTTCACCTCGCTGAAGGCCGCGCCGGTGCTGGTGCTGGGCAGCTTCGCGGCCTTCCTGGCCGCCCGCAGGGTCGTGCCCCGGTACGCCGTGCCGGTGGCCCTGCTGGCGGGCGGGCTGCTGGCCGCCGTCACCGTCGGGCTGCCGCTGCAGTTCGGCCACGGCGGTCCGGTCCGGCCCGAGCTGACGGTGCCGCAGTTCAGCTGGGCCGCGATGGTCGGGCTCGCGCTGCCGCTCACCATCGTCGCACTGGCCTCGCAGAACGCCCCCGGCCTCGGCATCATGCGGGCCTCCGGCTACGAGCCGGACGACCGGCTGCTGATCGGCGCGACCGGCGGGCTCTCCGTCCTGCTGGCCCCGTTCGGCTCGCCCGGGGTCAACCTGGCCGCGATCACCGCCGCGATCTGCACCAGCCCGGAGAGCCACCCCGACCCGCGCCGCCGCTACATCGCGGGGATGTCCACCGGCGTGCTGTACATCCTGATCGGCAGCTTCGCCGGGGTGCTGGTCAGCCTCTTCACCGGCCTGCCCGCCGCACTGATCGCGGTGGTCGCGGGCACCGCCCTGCTGGCCTCCTTCCAGGGCAGCCTGGCCGGGGCGACGGCCGACGAGTACGGCCGGGACGGCGCGGTGGTGACCTTCCTGGCCACCGCCTCGGGGATGTCCCTGTACGGGATCGGCTCGGCCTTCTGGGGCCTGCTGTTCGGCGTCGCGACGCACCTGGTGCTGCAGACCGGGCGCGCTCGCAAGAGCTGA
- a CDS encoding LPXTG cell wall anchor domain-containing protein: protein MRAPVINRFAKIIPLAAVAALTAGLTVIPASTAWACGDEPAPAELNRFFDATNSLVAPVPTAITPGGPKVELGMQLVNSTGAPFKRIAPKLTFDSTYAEAGAALRIEDVTVELMRGGEWKPVKLRSSCDPLLWAETDALVNDALPEGGSQRYLFRVGLSAKVSEKQRSFTVGGGLDAKGHSVSTVLNVTRPTPAPKPGTPKATPSAPAAVPAVAKDAPTATPTPSATPVTSTATELAETGSSTPNTFLLASAAALVALGAGVLLVVRRGRRARG from the coding sequence ATGCGCGCGCCCGTTATCAACCGTTTCGCGAAGATCATCCCGCTCGCCGCCGTCGCCGCCCTCACCGCCGGGCTCACCGTCATCCCCGCCTCCACCGCCTGGGCCTGCGGCGACGAGCCGGCCCCGGCCGAACTGAACCGCTTCTTCGATGCCACCAACTCCCTCGTGGCCCCGGTGCCCACCGCCATCACGCCCGGCGGCCCGAAGGTCGAGCTGGGCATGCAGCTGGTCAACTCCACGGGTGCGCCGTTCAAGCGGATCGCCCCGAAGCTGACCTTCGACAGCACCTACGCCGAGGCGGGCGCCGCACTGCGAATCGAGGACGTGACCGTCGAGCTGATGCGCGGTGGCGAGTGGAAGCCGGTCAAGCTCCGGAGCAGCTGCGACCCCCTGCTGTGGGCGGAGACCGACGCCCTCGTCAACGACGCGCTGCCGGAGGGCGGTTCGCAGCGCTACCTGTTCCGGGTCGGCCTCTCCGCCAAGGTCTCCGAGAAGCAGCGCTCGTTCACGGTCGGCGGCGGCCTCGACGCCAAGGGGCACTCGGTCAGCACCGTCCTGAACGTCACCCGGCCGACCCCCGCGCCGAAGCCCGGCACCCCGAAGGCCACCCCCTCCGCCCCGGCCGCCGTGCCCGCCGTCGCCAAGGACGCGCCCACCGCCACGCCGACCCCGAGCGCCACGCCCGTCACCTCCACCGCCACCGAGCTGGCCGAGACCGGCAGCAGCACCCCGAACACCTTCCTGCTGGCCTCCGCCGCCGCCCTGGTCGCGCTCGGCGCCGGCGTGCTGCTGGTGGTCCGGCGCGGCCGTCGCGCCCGGGGCTGA
- a CDS encoding dihydrolipoamide acetyltransferase family protein, which translates to MTTEVRSLREFKMPDVGEGLTEAEILTWYVKPGDVVTDGQVVCEVETAKAAVELPIPFNGVVETLFFPAGSTVDVGTAIISVAVGDGAAEPAPAAPVAAAAAVEAPAAAEPERREVLVGYGPRTGGAQRRARKAPVAAVAAPVVAPVVVVPAQAEPVAGERPLAKPPVRKLAKDLGVDLRTVTPTGPDGVITRDDVHAAVAPAPAPAPVVEAVVPVAAPLPVGTGDVRVPVKGVRKATAQAMVASAFTAPHVTEFIQVDVTRTMKLVRELKASGELGEGVRVSPLLLVARALLTAIKRHPEINAAWDEANQEIVLKGQVNLGIAAATPRGLLVPNIKDAGSKTLPQLATALGELTDVARQGKTSPADLSGGTVTITNVGVFGVDTGTPILNPGEAAILAFGAVRELPWVHKGKVVPRLVTTLALSFDHRLVDGELGSKVLADTAAVLERPKRLITWG; encoded by the coding sequence ATGACCACTGAGGTGCGCTCGCTCCGCGAGTTCAAGATGCCGGACGTCGGCGAGGGTCTGACCGAGGCCGAGATCCTGACCTGGTACGTCAAGCCCGGCGACGTGGTGACGGACGGTCAGGTGGTCTGTGAGGTGGAGACCGCCAAGGCGGCGGTCGAGCTGCCGATCCCGTTCAACGGGGTCGTCGAGACGCTGTTCTTCCCGGCCGGTTCGACGGTGGACGTCGGCACCGCGATCATCTCGGTCGCGGTGGGGGACGGGGCCGCCGAGCCCGCGCCCGCCGCTCCGGTCGCGGCCGCCGCGGCCGTCGAGGCGCCGGCCGCGGCCGAGCCCGAGCGCCGCGAGGTGCTGGTCGGGTACGGGCCGCGTACGGGCGGTGCCCAGCGGCGGGCCCGGAAGGCGCCGGTCGCCGCGGTGGCCGCGCCGGTCGTGGCCCCGGTCGTGGTGGTGCCCGCACAGGCCGAACCCGTCGCCGGGGAGCGGCCGTTGGCCAAGCCGCCGGTGCGCAAGCTGGCCAAGGACCTCGGCGTCGACCTGCGGACGGTCACCCCGACCGGCCCCGACGGTGTGATCACCCGGGACGACGTGCACGCCGCCGTCGCACCCGCACCCGCGCCCGCGCCGGTGGTCGAGGCCGTCGTTCCGGTGGCCGCTCCGCTGCCGGTCGGTACGGGCGACGTCCGGGTGCCGGTCAAGGGTGTCCGGAAGGCCACCGCGCAGGCGATGGTCGCGTCGGCGTTCACCGCGCCGCACGTCACCGAGTTCATCCAGGTCGACGTGACCCGGACCATGAAGCTGGTGCGCGAGCTCAAGGCCAGCGGCGAACTGGGCGAGGGCGTCCGGGTCAGCCCGCTGCTGCTGGTCGCCCGGGCCCTGCTCACCGCCATCAAGCGGCACCCCGAGATCAACGCCGCCTGGGACGAGGCGAACCAGGAGATCGTGCTCAAGGGCCAGGTCAACCTGGGGATCGCGGCGGCCACCCCGCGTGGCCTGCTGGTGCCCAACATCAAGGACGCCGGGTCCAAGACCCTGCCGCAACTGGCGACCGCCCTCGGTGAGTTGACCGACGTCGCGCGCCAGGGCAAGACCTCGCCGGCCGACCTGTCCGGCGGCACCGTCACGATCACCAACGTCGGCGTCTTCGGCGTCGACACCGGCACCCCGATCCTCAACCCCGGCGAGGCCGCCATCCTGGCCTTCGGCGCGGTCCGGGAGCTGCCGTGGGTCCACAAGGGCAAGGTGGTGCCCCGTCTGGTCACCACGCTGGCGCTCTCCTTCGACCACCGCCTGGTCGACGGCGAGCTGGGCTCCAAGGTGCTGGCCGACACGGCCGCCGTCCTGGAGCGCCCGAAGCGCCTGATCACCTGGGGCTGA
- a CDS encoding alpha-ketoacid dehydrogenase subunit beta, which produces MAGQLSIAKALNEALRKSLESDPKTLLMGEDIGKLGGVFRITDGLQKDFGEDRVIDTPLAESGIVGTAIGLALRGYRPVVEIQFDGFVYPAFDQIVSQLAKMHARALGHVKMPVTIRIPFAGGIGAVEHHSESHEAYFAHTAGLRVVTPSNAHDAHWMLRQAIASDDPVIFLEPKRRYWDKGEVGDSADLGLHSARVVRPGADVTLIAYGPMVKVCQEAAAAAEEDGRRLEVVDLRSISPIDFATVEESVKRTGRAIVVHEAPVFMGLGAELAARITERCFYHLEAPVLRVGGYHAPYPPSRVEESYLPDLDRVLDAVDRTMAF; this is translated from the coding sequence ATGGCCGGTCAGCTCAGCATCGCCAAGGCGCTCAACGAGGCGCTGCGCAAGTCGCTGGAGAGTGACCCGAAGACCCTGCTGATGGGCGAGGACATCGGGAAGCTCGGCGGGGTCTTCCGGATCACCGACGGCCTGCAGAAGGACTTCGGCGAGGACCGGGTGATCGACACCCCGCTCGCCGAGTCCGGCATCGTCGGCACCGCGATCGGTCTCGCGCTGCGCGGCTACCGCCCGGTGGTGGAGATCCAGTTCGACGGCTTCGTCTACCCGGCCTTCGACCAGATCGTCTCCCAGCTGGCCAAGATGCACGCCCGGGCGCTCGGTCACGTGAAGATGCCGGTCACCATCCGGATCCCGTTCGCGGGCGGCATCGGCGCGGTCGAGCACCACAGCGAGTCGCACGAGGCGTACTTCGCGCACACGGCCGGCCTGCGGGTGGTCACCCCCTCCAACGCGCACGACGCGCACTGGATGCTCCGGCAGGCGATCGCCTCCGACGACCCGGTGATCTTCCTGGAGCCGAAGCGCCGCTACTGGGACAAGGGCGAGGTCGGCGACTCGGCCGACCTCGGGCTGCACTCCGCGCGGGTGGTCCGCCCCGGCGCCGACGTCACGCTGATCGCGTACGGGCCGATGGTGAAGGTCTGTCAGGAGGCCGCCGCGGCGGCCGAGGAGGACGGCCGCCGGCTCGAGGTGGTCGACCTGCGGTCGATCTCGCCGATCGACTTCGCCACCGTCGAGGAGTCGGTGAAGCGCACCGGCCGGGCGATCGTGGTGCACGAGGCGCCGGTCTTCATGGGCCTGGGCGCCGAGCTCGCCGCCCGGATCACCGAGCGCTGCTTCTACCACCTTGAGGCCCCGGTGCTCCGGGTCGGCGGCTACCACGCCCCGTACCCGCCGTCCCGGGTGGAGGAGTCCTACCTGCCCGACCTGGACCGTGTGCTCGACGCCGTCGACCGCACGATGGCGTTCTGA
- the pdhA gene encoding pyruvate dehydrogenase (acetyl-transferring) E1 component subunit alpha: protein MTVKSTTRARKKAAPAVPDTLPSGSSETQSDAQPELVQLLTPEGIRVEHPDFPLTTTPEELRSLYRDLVLVRRFDAEATSLQRQGELGLWASLLGQEAAQVGSGRAMRTGDYAFPTYREHGVAWCRDVDPLNLLGMFRGVNHGGWDPNEKNFHLYTIVIGAQTLHATGYAMGITKDGADDAVIAYFGDGASSQGDVSEAFTFASVYNAPVVFFCQNNQWAISEPTTNQTRIPLYRRASGFGFPGVRVDGNDVLACLAVTRWALDHARSGNGPVLVEAFTYRMGAHTTSDDPTRYRATEETESWKVKDPISRLKAYLDAEGLADEAFFAEVEAESEKLGLRVREGVRNMPDPDPTLIFDHVYAEPHALVDEERAEYEAYAASFEGGENH, encoded by the coding sequence GTGACCGTCAAAAGCACGACGAGGGCGCGCAAGAAGGCTGCCCCCGCCGTCCCTGACACCCTCCCGTCGGGTTCTTCCGAGACCCAGTCGGACGCCCAGCCGGAGCTGGTCCAGCTGCTCACGCCGGAAGGCATCAGGGTCGAGCACCCGGACTTCCCGCTGACCACCACGCCCGAGGAGCTCCGCTCGCTCTACCGGGACCTGGTGCTGGTCCGGCGCTTCGACGCCGAGGCCACCTCGCTGCAGCGCCAGGGCGAGCTGGGCCTGTGGGCCTCGCTGCTCGGCCAGGAGGCCGCCCAGGTCGGTTCCGGCCGCGCGATGCGCACCGGCGACTACGCCTTCCCGACCTACCGGGAGCACGGCGTGGCCTGGTGCCGCGACGTCGACCCGCTGAACCTGCTCGGCATGTTCCGCGGCGTGAACCACGGCGGCTGGGACCCGAACGAGAAGAACTTCCACCTCTACACCATCGTGATCGGCGCGCAGACCCTGCACGCCACCGGTTACGCGATGGGCATCACCAAGGACGGCGCCGACGACGCGGTGATCGCGTACTTCGGTGACGGCGCCTCCAGCCAGGGCGACGTGAGCGAGGCGTTCACCTTCGCCTCGGTCTACAACGCGCCAGTGGTGTTCTTCTGCCAGAACAACCAGTGGGCGATCTCCGAGCCCACCACCAACCAGACCCGGATCCCGCTCTACCGCCGCGCCTCCGGCTTCGGCTTCCCGGGTGTCCGGGTGGACGGCAACGACGTGCTGGCCTGCCTCGCGGTGACCCGCTGGGCGCTGGACCACGCCCGCAGCGGCAACGGCCCGGTGCTGGTCGAGGCGTTCACGTACCGGATGGGCGCGCACACCACCTCGGACGACCCGACCCGCTACCGGGCGACCGAGGAGACCGAGTCCTGGAAGGTCAAGGACCCGATCTCCCGGCTGAAGGCCTACCTGGACGCGGAGGGCCTGGCCGACGAGGCGTTCTTCGCCGAGGTCGAGGCCGAGAGCGAGAAGCTCGGCCTGCGGGTCCGTGAGGGCGTACGGAACATGCCCGACCCGGACCCCACGCTGATCTTCGACCACGTCTACGCGGAGCCGCACGCTCTGGTGGACGAGGAGCGGGCCGAGTACGAGGCGTACGCCGCCTCCTTCGAGGGCGGGGAGAACCACTGA
- a CDS encoding response regulator, which produces MTGNGQIRVFLLDDHEVVRRGVHELLSIEDDIEVVGEAGTAAEALTRIPAVQPDVAVLDVRLPDGNGVEVCREVRSQHPEIKCLMLTSFSDDEALFDAIMAGASGYVLKAIRGTDLLSAVRDVAAGKSLLDPIATSRVLARLRDGGEKEDERLAQLTKQERRILDLIGEGMTNRQIGNELHLAEKTVKNYVSSLLAKMGMERRTQAAAYVARHQADHQH; this is translated from the coding sequence GTGACTGGAAACGGACAAATCAGGGTATTCCTGCTCGATGATCATGAGGTCGTCCGACGGGGCGTACACGAGCTGCTCTCGATCGAGGACGACATCGAAGTGGTCGGCGAGGCCGGCACCGCCGCCGAGGCGCTCACCCGGATCCCGGCCGTCCAGCCGGACGTCGCGGTGCTGGACGTCCGCCTGCCGGACGGCAACGGAGTCGAGGTCTGCCGCGAGGTGCGCTCCCAGCACCCGGAGATCAAGTGCCTGATGCTCACCTCCTTCTCGGACGACGAGGCGCTCTTCGACGCCATCATGGCCGGGGCCTCCGGATACGTACTGAAGGCGATCCGGGGCACTGACCTGCTCTCGGCCGTCCGCGACGTGGCGGCGGGCAAGTCGCTGCTCGACCCGATCGCGACCAGCCGGGTGCTCGCCCGGCTCCGCGACGGGGGCGAGAAGGAGGACGAACGGCTCGCCCAGTTGACGAAGCAGGAGCGCCGGATCCTCGACCTGATCGGCGAGGGGATGACCAACCGTCAGATCGGCAACGAGCTCCACCTGGCCGAAAAGACCGTCAAGAACTACGTCTCCAGCCTGCTCGCCAAGATGGGCATGGAGCGCCGGACCCAGGCCGCCGCGTACGTGGCCAGGCACCAGGCGGACCATCAGCACTGA